A single Agrococcus sp. ARC_14 DNA region contains:
- a CDS encoding 6-phosphofructokinase has protein sequence MRVGILTSGGDSPGLNAVIRAAVLTGMVHHGLEFVGIRDGYRGLVEGDVRVLNRSSVRGTSRIGGTILGTSRTNPYEGPNGGPEKVRATLDRLGIDAVMAIGGEGTLAAANRLADDGLPIVGVPKTIDNDLAATDYTFGFDTAVQIATEAGDRLRTTGDSHMRCMVLEVMGRHVGWIALHTGIATGAHVTLIPEQPRSIEWICDYVQSVYDRNRAPLVVVSEGFKLEGMDEAHSHKGLDAFNRPRLGGIGELLAPMIEERTGIESRSTVLGHIQRGGAPSGADRVLATRFGLAAIDAIVEQAWGTMVSLRGTDIVRVPMADALGDLKRVPEHRYREAELLFG, from the coding sequence ATGCGAGTCGGCATCCTCACGTCCGGAGGCGACAGCCCCGGACTCAACGCAGTCATCCGAGCAGCGGTGCTCACAGGCATGGTGCACCACGGCCTCGAGTTCGTCGGCATCCGCGACGGCTATCGCGGGCTCGTCGAGGGCGACGTGCGCGTGCTCAACCGCTCGTCGGTGCGCGGCACGAGCCGCATCGGCGGCACGATCCTCGGCACCAGCCGCACCAATCCGTATGAGGGGCCGAACGGCGGGCCCGAGAAGGTCAGGGCGACGCTCGATCGGCTCGGGATCGACGCCGTCATGGCGATCGGCGGCGAGGGCACGCTCGCGGCCGCCAATCGGCTTGCCGATGACGGCCTGCCGATCGTGGGTGTGCCGAAGACGATCGACAACGATCTCGCCGCCACCGACTACACCTTCGGCTTCGACACGGCGGTGCAGATCGCAACGGAGGCCGGCGACCGCCTGCGCACCACCGGCGACTCGCACATGCGCTGCATGGTGCTCGAGGTGATGGGGCGGCACGTCGGCTGGATCGCGCTCCACACGGGCATCGCCACGGGCGCGCACGTCACGCTCATCCCCGAGCAGCCGCGCTCGATCGAGTGGATCTGCGACTACGTGCAGTCGGTCTACGACCGCAACCGTGCGCCGCTCGTCGTGGTCTCGGAGGGCTTCAAGCTCGAGGGCATGGATGAGGCGCACTCCCACAAGGGCCTCGATGCCTTCAACCGGCCGCGGCTGGGCGGCATCGGCGAGCTGCTCGCGCCGATGATCGAGGAGCGCACCGGCATCGAGTCGCGCTCCACCGTGCTGGGGCACATCCAGCGCGGCGGCGCACCGAGCGGCGCCGACCGCGTGCTCGCGACGCGCTTCGGCCTCGCGGCGATCGACGCGATCGTCGAGCAGGCGTGGGGCACCATGGTGTCGCTGCGCGGCACTGACATCGTGCGGGTGCCGATGGCGGATGCGCTGGGTGACCTCAAGCGCGTGCCCGAGCATCGCTATCGCGAGGCGGAGCTGCTCTTCGGCTGA
- a CDS encoding acyltransferase, with translation MAHATTAAGRLDFLDGVRGVASLLVVVHHTVEALSREYSIWAHSHVDLGRLGIVAFFVVSGYVVGLTLSGQSARTFVVRRFWRLYPVYWITTAIWLTAWLMLGNPMPAELGAFAIAVNLTMVQGVIGGWSILTPAWTLGIEIAFYSQSVAAKLVRRLHWVSWAGWLWLAAFGVLAMSNLLAGTSYSALVPLLLFTASLGFALFRWDVARDRSFWPLLAAAVFIVPLLGMALGNEPQPGVWPPMGFNVSYLAGLALFAGFYAIRHVALARPLLWLGGISYSLYLIHLTAIQLVGHTPLWQIPIAGPLAAAALSLALAAVLHRWVERPSTALGRRRSASGVSRRAAPPRDSDARARA, from the coding sequence ATGGCGCACGCAACGACCGCAGCCGGCCGACTCGACTTCCTCGACGGCGTCCGCGGGGTCGCCTCGCTGCTGGTGGTGGTGCACCACACCGTGGAAGCCCTCTCGCGCGAGTACTCGATCTGGGCGCACAGTCACGTGGACCTCGGCAGGCTCGGGATCGTCGCGTTCTTCGTCGTCTCCGGTTACGTGGTGGGGCTCACCCTGAGCGGACAATCCGCGAGAACATTCGTCGTCCGACGCTTCTGGCGTCTGTACCCCGTCTACTGGATCACGACCGCGATCTGGCTGACGGCCTGGCTCATGCTCGGCAATCCGATGCCCGCGGAGCTGGGCGCGTTCGCGATCGCCGTCAACCTGACGATGGTGCAGGGCGTCATCGGCGGTTGGTCGATTCTCACGCCTGCCTGGACGCTCGGCATCGAGATCGCCTTCTACTCGCAATCAGTCGCCGCGAAGCTCGTGCGGCGACTGCACTGGGTGTCATGGGCGGGTTGGCTGTGGCTCGCCGCGTTCGGGGTGCTGGCGATGTCAAACCTGCTGGCAGGCACGTCGTACTCGGCGCTCGTGCCGTTGCTGCTGTTCACAGCTTCGCTCGGCTTCGCCCTCTTCCGATGGGATGTGGCGCGCGACCGCTCGTTCTGGCCGCTGCTCGCGGCAGCGGTCTTCATCGTGCCACTCCTGGGCATGGCGCTGGGCAACGAGCCGCAGCCGGGCGTGTGGCCGCCGATGGGCTTCAACGTCTCCTATCTCGCTGGCCTGGCGCTCTTCGCCGGCTTCTACGCGATCCGCCACGTTGCCCTGGCCAGACCACTGCTCTGGCTCGGCGGCATCTCGTACTCGCTGTACCTCATCCACCTCACGGCCATCCAACTCGTCGGACACACACCGCTGTGGCAGATCCCGATCGCCGGCCCGCTTGCGGCAGCCGCGCTGTCGCTGGCCCTCGCAGCCGTCCTGCACCGATGGGTCGAGCGCCCGTCGACTGCGCTCGGTCGCCGCCGCAGCGCGAGCGGGGTCAGCCGAAGAGCAGCTCCGCCTCGCGATAGCGATGCTCGGGCACGCGCTTGA
- a CDS encoding aldehyde dehydrogenase family protein, translating into MSEYRVTDPYTGQVVKEFPTASDDDIRAAIERAHTAHATWSTTPIAERAAVIAKAADAFAARSRELAEIIRTEMGKPIDQGIFEAEFSSEIIRYYADNAEAFLADEVLEVRSGVDARVRKASQGVILGIMPWNYPYYQVARFAFPTLVLGNTVLLKHAPQCPWSATVIVEILAEAGLPAGAYENIFATNDQIGELVIPDPRVRGISLTGSERAGAAVAEIAGRNLKKVVLELGGSDPFIVLSTDDMDAVVEAAVEARMENSGQACNASKRFIVVDELFDDFSSKLAAALSALEVGEAADEGALVGALSSQAAADRLREQVGSAIAEGAQIVVGDVAESGDTRVQPALLGGVTEGMDAYREEFFGPVGTIYRAKDVDDAVRIANGTPFGLGSRLWCTDAELAMAVADRLDAGMVSINGAGAEDYDMPFGGTKRSGFGRELGPHGMEEFMNKKLIVAS; encoded by the coding sequence GTGAGCGAGTACCGAGTCACCGACCCCTACACCGGCCAGGTCGTGAAGGAGTTCCCGACGGCCAGCGACGACGACATCCGAGCGGCCATCGAGCGCGCGCACACGGCGCATGCGACGTGGTCGACGACGCCGATCGCCGAGCGTGCCGCCGTCATCGCGAAGGCGGCTGACGCCTTCGCCGCCCGCTCGCGGGAGCTCGCCGAGATCATCCGCACCGAGATGGGCAAGCCCATCGACCAGGGCATCTTTGAAGCCGAGTTCTCGAGCGAGATCATCCGCTACTACGCCGACAACGCCGAAGCGTTCCTCGCCGACGAGGTGCTCGAGGTGCGCTCGGGCGTCGACGCGCGCGTGCGCAAGGCGTCGCAGGGCGTCATCCTCGGCATCATGCCCTGGAACTACCCCTACTACCAGGTCGCGCGCTTCGCCTTCCCGACCCTCGTGCTCGGCAACACCGTGCTGCTCAAGCACGCGCCGCAGTGCCCGTGGTCGGCCACCGTGATCGTCGAGATCCTCGCAGAGGCGGGCCTGCCGGCTGGCGCCTACGAGAACATCTTCGCCACGAACGACCAGATCGGCGAGCTCGTGATCCCCGACCCGCGCGTGCGCGGCATCTCGCTCACCGGCTCCGAGCGTGCCGGTGCAGCGGTCGCCGAGATCGCCGGCCGCAACCTCAAGAAGGTCGTGCTCGAGCTCGGCGGATCCGACCCCTTCATCGTGCTGTCGACGGACGACATGGATGCCGTGGTCGAGGCCGCCGTCGAGGCACGGATGGAGAACTCGGGCCAGGCGTGCAACGCCTCGAAGCGCTTCATCGTCGTCGACGAGCTGTTCGACGACTTCTCGTCGAAGCTCGCGGCAGCGCTCTCCGCGCTCGAGGTGGGGGAGGCCGCCGACGAGGGCGCCCTGGTGGGCGCACTGTCATCGCAGGCGGCCGCCGACCGCCTGCGCGAGCAGGTCGGCTCGGCGATCGCCGAGGGGGCGCAGATCGTCGTGGGCGACGTCGCCGAGTCGGGCGACACGCGCGTGCAGCCCGCGCTGCTGGGCGGGGTCACCGAAGGCATGGACGCGTATCGCGAGGAGTTCTTCGGCCCGGTCGGCACGATCTACCGCGCGAAGGATGTCGACGATGCCGTGCGCATCGCCAACGGCACGCCCTTCGGCCTCGGCTCGCGCCTGTGGTGCACCGATGCCGAGCTCGCCATGGCGGTGGCCGACCGCCTCGACGCGGGCATGGTCTCGATCAACGGCGCGGGCGCCGAGGACTACGACATGCCCTTCGGCGGCACCAAGCGCAGCGGCTTCGGCCGTGAGCTCGGCCCGCACGGCATGGAGGAGTTCATGAACAAGAAGCTCATCGTCGCGAGCTAG
- a CDS encoding rhodanese-like domain-containing protein → MREITPAETADRPIVDVREPHEWQLGHADGAIHIPMGEIVERLHEVPDGAAIICRSGARSAQVVAYLEHQGLDAVNVSGGTLAWAADGRPMVGAVV, encoded by the coding sequence ATGCGCGAGATCACCCCTGCCGAGACCGCCGACCGCCCGATCGTCGACGTGCGCGAGCCGCACGAGTGGCAGCTGGGGCACGCCGACGGCGCGATCCACATCCCGATGGGCGAGATCGTGGAGCGGCTGCACGAGGTGCCGGACGGCGCGGCGATCATCTGCCGCTCCGGCGCCCGCAGCGCCCAGGTCGTCGCCTACCTCGAGCATCAGGGGCTGGATGCGGTGAACGTCTCGGGCGGCACGCTCGCCTGGGCGGCGGACGGCCGCCCGATGGTGGGCGCGGTCGTCTGA
- a CDS encoding VOC family protein: MDTSTCIWFDGRIEEAAECYVSLVPGSSIGTITRYPDPNPFPSGGAGDALTVELTLAGTPYMLLNGGPQFPLTEAVSIVVVVDGQEEVDRLWDALVADGGAESVCGWCKDRFGLSWQVVPRRYLELAAGPSGAAVNEAMMRMRKLDIAALEAAAAG; the protein is encoded by the coding sequence ATGGACACCAGCACCTGCATCTGGTTCGACGGGCGCATCGAAGAGGCGGCCGAGTGCTACGTCTCCCTCGTGCCCGGCTCGTCGATCGGCACCATCACGCGCTATCCCGATCCCAACCCGTTCCCGAGCGGCGGCGCGGGCGACGCGCTCACGGTCGAGCTCACGCTCGCAGGCACCCCCTACATGCTGCTCAACGGTGGTCCGCAGTTCCCGCTCACCGAGGCGGTCTCGATCGTGGTCGTGGTCGACGGGCAGGAGGAGGTCGACCGGCTCTGGGATGCGCTCGTCGCCGACGGCGGCGCGGAGTCGGTGTGCGGCTGGTGCAAGGATCGCTTCGGCCTCTCGTGGCAGGTCGTGCCGCGCCGCTACCTGGAGCTCGCGGCGGGTCCGAGCGGGGCCGCGGTCAACGAGGCGATGATGCGGATGCGCAAGCTCGACATCGCGGCGCTCGAGGCGGCCGCCGCGGGGTGA
- a CDS encoding inositol monophosphatase family protein, translating to MTRSDDDLALALRLADAADAISSDRFGARDLQIATKPDTTFVTDADRAVEQRIRDLLAAERPDDAIFGEEFGQAGDAARQWIIDPIDGTAHFLRGVPIWATLIALAVDGVPVVGVVSAPALGARWWAAKGQGAWKLAAGAATPERLQVSGVATLAESAISYNSIQGWDGAGRIDDLVALQRDVWRARSYGDAWSYMLLAEGTVDAVAEFDLQPYDMAALVPVIEEAGGTFTSIDGAPGPWHGTALATNGHLHAPLLERLTR from the coding sequence GTGACCCGCTCCGACGACGATCTCGCCCTGGCGCTGCGGCTCGCAGACGCCGCCGACGCCATCTCCTCCGACCGCTTCGGCGCTCGCGACCTGCAGATCGCGACGAAGCCCGACACCACCTTCGTGACGGACGCCGACCGCGCGGTCGAGCAGCGCATCCGCGACCTGCTCGCCGCCGAGCGGCCGGACGATGCGATCTTCGGCGAGGAGTTCGGGCAGGCGGGCGACGCGGCGCGCCAGTGGATCATCGACCCGATCGACGGCACGGCGCACTTCCTGCGCGGGGTGCCCATCTGGGCGACGCTCATCGCGCTGGCGGTCGACGGCGTTCCGGTCGTCGGCGTCGTCTCCGCCCCCGCGCTCGGCGCGCGCTGGTGGGCGGCGAAGGGGCAGGGCGCGTGGAAGCTCGCGGCAGGTGCGGCGACGCCCGAGCGGCTGCAGGTCTCGGGCGTGGCGACACTGGCGGAGTCGGCGATCTCGTACAACTCGATCCAGGGCTGGGACGGCGCCGGCCGGATCGACGACCTCGTGGCGCTGCAGCGCGACGTGTGGCGGGCGCGCTCCTATGGCGACGCGTGGAGCTACATGCTGCTGGCGGAGGGGACCGTGGATGCGGTGGCCGAGTTCGACCTGCAGCCGTACGACATGGCCGCGCTCGTGCCCGTGATCGAGGAGGCGGGCGGCACGTTCACGTCGATCGACGGCGCACCCGGCCCCTGGCACGGCACCGCGCTGGCGACCAACGGGCACCTGCACGCGCCGCTGCTCGAGCGCCTCACGCGCTGA
- the rsgA gene encoding ribosome small subunit-dependent GTPase A — translation MSWMQEFEDPYEEYDESSVRERPNPKANRPRSKHRPEHEDAVTGIVTTVDRGRYTLAVRVGEPDEAVVTAARARELRKQAIVAGDRVDVVGDTTGETGSLARIVRIQPRTTVLRRSADDADVIERVIVANADVMLMVVASADPPPRAGMVDRYLIAAFDAGITPVLVMTKTDVADPEPFLANFAGLDIEVWRSSIDDPPAEALRERLAGHTTVAVGHSGVGKSTLVNAVVPDAHRAVGHVNAVTGRGRHTSSSTVSFRLGDGWIIDTPGVRSFGLGHVATGSVLRGFPDLAEVAEDCPRGCTHLVDEQYCELAIAAADGRLEPRRVDSMQRVLGTLLAARELRHQE, via the coding sequence ATGAGCTGGATGCAGGAGTTCGAGGACCCCTACGAGGAGTACGACGAGTCGAGCGTGCGCGAGCGGCCGAACCCGAAGGCGAACCGGCCGCGCTCGAAGCACCGTCCCGAGCACGAGGACGCCGTCACCGGCATCGTGACCACGGTGGACCGCGGCCGCTACACGCTCGCTGTGCGCGTCGGCGAGCCCGACGAGGCGGTCGTGACCGCCGCCAGGGCGCGTGAGCTGCGCAAGCAGGCGATCGTCGCGGGCGACCGCGTCGACGTCGTCGGCGACACCACCGGCGAGACCGGCTCGCTCGCCCGCATCGTGCGCATCCAGCCGCGCACGACCGTGCTGCGACGCTCGGCAGACGACGCGGATGTCATCGAGCGCGTCATCGTCGCGAATGCCGACGTCATGCTGATGGTGGTCGCCTCCGCCGATCCGCCGCCCCGCGCGGGCATGGTCGACCGCTACCTCATCGCGGCGTTCGATGCGGGCATCACGCCCGTGCTGGTGATGACGAAGACAGATGTCGCCGACCCCGAGCCCTTCCTGGCGAACTTCGCGGGGCTCGACATCGAGGTTTGGCGCTCCTCCATCGACGACCCGCCCGCCGAGGCGCTGCGCGAGCGGCTGGCCGGCCACACGACCGTCGCCGTCGGCCACTCGGGCGTCGGCAAGTCGACGCTCGTGAACGCTGTCGTGCCGGACGCGCACCGCGCCGTCGGCCACGTCAACGCCGTCACCGGCCGTGGCCGCCACACCTCGTCATCGACGGTGTCGTTCCGGCTCGGCGACGGCTGGATCATCGACACGCCCGGTGTGCGCTCCTTCGGTCTCGGGCACGTCGCGACCGGCAGCGTGCTGCGCGGCTTCCCCGATCTCGCAGAGGTCGCGGAGGACTGCCCGCGCGGCTGCACGCACCTGGTCGACGAGCAGTACTGCGAGCTCGCGATCGCTGCCGCCGACGGCAGGCTCGAGCCCCGCCGCGTCGACTCGATGCAGCGCGTGCTCGGCACGCTCCTCGCCGCGCGCGAGCTGCGGCACCAGGAGTGA
- the aroA gene encoding 3-phosphoshikimate 1-carboxyvinyltransferase, translated as MSQADHSHTARRWTAPTATARLDARVQLPGSKSLTNRALLLAALADGPSTLHRPLRSRDATIMADGLRALGAVIREVSGDGAFGPDLAIVPQPIAGGGHIDCGLAGTAMRFLPVVAALGDGPVSFDGDPHARKRPMEQTIAALRGLGVRVDADEPRLPFTVHGAGGIVGGELEIDASASSQFVSALLLAAPRFERGLTLRHRGERLPSMPHIEMTLAALRQRGVEAGPLETGASGAAAWRVEPGAIAALDEQIEPDLSNAAPFLAAVVAVGGRVVLDGWPAQTTQVGAMLPELLAAFGASSSVADGSLTVEAVGGAIPGATLDMHAAGELSPTIIALGAIASAPVEVTGIGHIRGHETDRIQALVDNIAALGGRATSLPDGIRVEPAPLTGGEWGAYDDHRIATAAAVVGLRVPGIEVDDIGATAKTIPEFPELWAAMLDGRG; from the coding sequence ATGAGCCAGGCAGATCATTCCCACACAGCACGGCGATGGACGGCACCGACCGCGACCGCCAGGCTCGACGCGCGCGTGCAGCTGCCGGGCTCGAAGAGCCTCACGAACCGCGCGCTGCTGCTGGCGGCGCTCGCCGACGGCCCCTCGACGCTCCACCGCCCGCTCCGCAGCCGGGACGCGACGATCATGGCCGACGGCCTGCGTGCGCTCGGCGCTGTGATCCGAGAGGTGTCCGGCGATGGGGCATTCGGCCCCGACCTCGCCATCGTGCCGCAGCCGATCGCCGGCGGCGGGCACATCGACTGCGGCCTCGCGGGCACCGCCATGCGCTTCCTGCCCGTCGTCGCCGCGCTCGGCGACGGCCCCGTCTCGTTCGACGGCGATCCGCACGCGCGCAAGCGACCCATGGAGCAGACGATCGCCGCGCTGCGGGGCCTTGGCGTGCGGGTCGACGCCGACGAGCCGCGGCTGCCGTTCACGGTGCACGGGGCCGGCGGCATCGTGGGCGGCGAGCTCGAGATCGACGCGAGCGCCTCGAGCCAGTTCGTCTCCGCGCTGCTGCTCGCGGCTCCCCGCTTCGAGCGGGGGCTCACGCTGCGCCACCGCGGCGAGCGCCTGCCCTCGATGCCGCACATCGAGATGACCCTCGCGGCGCTGCGACAGCGCGGCGTCGAAGCCGGCCCGCTCGAGACCGGTGCGTCCGGCGCGGCAGCCTGGCGCGTCGAGCCCGGCGCCATCGCTGCGCTCGACGAGCAGATCGAGCCCGACCTCTCGAACGCTGCGCCCTTCCTCGCGGCGGTCGTGGCAGTGGGCGGCCGCGTCGTGCTCGACGGATGGCCGGCGCAGACGACGCAGGTGGGCGCCATGCTGCCGGAGCTGCTCGCGGCGTTCGGCGCATCGAGCTCGGTGGCGGATGGGTCCCTGACGGTCGAAGCCGTCGGTGGCGCGATCCCCGGTGCCACGCTCGACATGCACGCGGCCGGCGAGCTCTCCCCCACGATCATCGCGCTGGGCGCCATCGCCTCGGCGCCGGTGGAGGTGACCGGCATCGGCCACATCCGCGGGCACGAGACCGACCGCATCCAGGCCCTGGTCGACAACATCGCCGCGCTCGGCGGCCGCGCCACTTCGCTGCCGGATGGCATCCGCGTCGAGCCTGCACCGCTCACGGGCGGCGAGTGGGGCGCCTACGACGACCACCGCATCGCCACCGCCGCCGCCGTGGTCGGGCTGCGCGTGCCCGGCATCGAGGTCGATGACATCGGCGCGACCGCGAAGACGATCCCCGAGTTCCCAGAGCTCTGGGCCGCGATGCTCGACGGTCGAGGATGA
- a CDS encoding sigma-70 family RNA polymerase sigma factor, with translation MTSEQAEASKRDDFAEQAMQYADQLYAAAMRMTRNPADAADLVQETLLKAYAAYGSFKQGTNLRAWLYRIQTNTYINTYRKQQRRPFEAPLDDMEEWQIGDAESFTAMSSRSAEAEAIHRMPSGIVKDALQQVPVDFRMAVYWVDVEGLSYAETAEVMQTPVGTVMSRLHRGRKLLRGMLADYAAEQGIAVQASTDKEKKS, from the coding sequence ATGACAAGCGAACAGGCCGAGGCCAGCAAGCGCGACGACTTCGCAGAGCAGGCGATGCAGTACGCCGACCAGCTCTACGCGGCCGCGATGCGCATGACGCGCAACCCGGCAGATGCCGCGGATCTCGTGCAGGAGACGCTGCTCAAGGCCTATGCCGCGTACGGCTCGTTCAAGCAGGGCACCAATCTGCGCGCCTGGCTCTACCGGATCCAGACCAACACCTACATCAACACCTACCGCAAGCAGCAGCGCCGCCCCTTCGAGGCCCCGCTCGATGACATGGAGGAGTGGCAGATCGGCGACGCCGAGTCGTTCACTGCCATGTCGTCGCGCAGCGCAGAGGCCGAGGCCATCCACCGCATGCCCTCCGGCATCGTGAAGGATGCGCTCCAGCAGGTCCCCGTCGACTTCCGGATGGCGGTCTACTGGGTCGACGTCGAGGGCCTCAGCTACGCAGAGACGGCCGAGGTCATGCAGACTCCGGTCGGCACCGTCATGAGTCGCCTGCACCGCGGCCGCAAGCTGCTGCGCGGCATGCTGGCCGACTACGCGGCAGAACAGGGCATCGCTGTGCAGGCGAGCACCGACAAGGAGAAGAAGTCGTGA
- a CDS encoding zf-HC2 domain-containing protein yields MTTLDEKQDCTQARAALEEYLHKELCAEDAADVRSHLDTCEECSAEHHVGETLTVALQGACKDRAPEELRERLLESLRAAKAQHA; encoded by the coding sequence GTGACCACGCTCGATGAGAAACAGGACTGTACCCAGGCGCGGGCAGCGCTGGAGGAGTACCTCCACAAGGAGCTGTGCGCTGAGGACGCCGCCGATGTGCGCTCCCACCTCGACACCTGCGAGGAGTGCTCGGCAGAGCATCACGTGGGCGAGACGCTGACCGTCGCCCTGCAGGGTGCATGCAAGGACCGCGCGCCCGAGGAGCTGCGCGAGCGGCTGCTCGAGAGTCTGCGTGCTGCGAAGGCGCAGCACGCCTGA
- the aceB gene encoding malate synthase A encodes MNIRIRITATAEGQERVLTHDALSFLLELHDAFEPTRQQLLQDRRKRRAAFADGETPRFLESTRRIREDSSWRVAPPAPGLEDRRVEITGPIERKMTINALNSGAKVWLADCEDASSPLWRNVIASQVNLQDAIRQQIEFTSPEGKEYRVTAAETPTIVVRPRGWHLDEHRIIVDGKPMSGSLVDFGLHVFHNADELIARGSGPYFYLPKLENHAEARLWNRVFVMAQQLLVLPQGTIRATVLIETITAAFEMEEILFELREHSAGLNAGRWDYLFSMIKAFRLRGPEFVLPDRAQLTMTAPFMRAYTEQLVRACHRRGAHAIGGMAAFVPSAKDPEATERALSAVASDKSREAGDGFDGSWVAHPGLVSTCREAFDAVLGERHNQLDRSREDVAVDAAALIDLSTTPGEITETGLRSNIEIGIRYMEAWLRGHGAVAIHSLMEDAATAEISRSQIWQWIYNESQTADGRTITRERCESIVDELDRGFERSKGNRYREAIALFREIALETTYPAFLTLAGTERYLAEGVERATTGPIPVTDASAPDVQDADEEREAA; translated from the coding sequence ATGAACATCCGCATCCGCATCACCGCCACCGCCGAGGGCCAGGAGCGCGTGCTCACCCACGACGCCCTGTCGTTCCTGCTCGAGCTGCACGACGCCTTCGAGCCGACGCGCCAGCAGCTGCTGCAGGATCGCCGCAAGCGGCGCGCCGCCTTCGCCGACGGTGAGACCCCGCGCTTCCTCGAGTCGACCAGGCGCATCCGCGAGGACAGCAGCTGGAGGGTCGCGCCGCCGGCCCCCGGCCTCGAGGATCGCCGCGTCGAGATCACCGGCCCCATCGAGCGCAAGATGACCATCAACGCGCTCAACTCGGGAGCCAAGGTCTGGCTGGCCGACTGCGAGGATGCCTCGAGCCCGCTGTGGCGCAACGTCATCGCCAGCCAGGTCAACCTGCAGGACGCGATCCGCCAGCAGATCGAGTTCACGAGCCCGGAGGGCAAGGAGTACCGCGTCACCGCCGCAGAGACGCCGACGATCGTCGTGCGGCCCCGTGGCTGGCACCTCGACGAGCACCGCATCATCGTCGACGGCAAGCCGATGTCTGGCTCGCTGGTGGACTTCGGCCTGCACGTGTTCCACAACGCCGACGAGCTCATCGCTCGCGGCTCAGGCCCGTACTTCTACCTGCCGAAGCTCGAGAACCATGCAGAGGCGCGGCTGTGGAACCGCGTCTTCGTGATGGCGCAGCAGCTGCTGGTCCTCCCGCAGGGCACCATCCGCGCGACCGTGCTGATCGAGACGATCACTGCCGCGTTCGAGATGGAGGAGATCCTCTTCGAGCTGCGCGAGCACTCTGCGGGCCTCAACGCCGGACGCTGGGACTACCTGTTCTCGATGATCAAGGCGTTCCGCCTCCGCGGGCCGGAGTTCGTGCTCCCCGACCGGGCGCAGCTGACGATGACGGCGCCCTTCATGCGCGCCTACACCGAGCAGCTCGTGCGTGCATGCCACCGTCGTGGCGCGCACGCCATCGGCGGCATGGCGGCCTTCGTGCCGAGCGCCAAGGATCCGGAGGCCACCGAGCGGGCGCTGTCGGCAGTCGCGAGCGACAAGTCCCGCGAGGCCGGCGACGGATTCGACGGCTCCTGGGTCGCGCATCCGGGCCTCGTGTCGACCTGCCGCGAGGCGTTCGACGCCGTGCTCGGCGAGCGGCACAACCAGCTCGACCGCAGCCGGGAGGACGTCGCGGTCGACGCCGCAGCGCTCATCGACCTGTCGACGACGCCCGGCGAGATCACCGAGACGGGCCTCCGCTCGAACATCGAGATCGGCATCCGCTACATGGAGGCGTGGCTGCGCGGCCACGGCGCCGTCGCCATCCACTCGCTGATGGAGGATGCGGCGACCGCCGAGATCTCCCGCTCGCAGATCTGGCAGTGGATCTACAACGAGTCGCAGACCGCTGACGGTCGCACCATCACTCGCGAGCGCTGCGAGTCCATCGTCGACGAGCTCGACCGCGGCTTCGAGCGCAGCAAGGGCAATCGCTACCGCGAGGCGATCGCGCTGTTCCGCGAGATCGCGCTGGAGACGACCTACCCGGCCTTCCTCACGCTCGCGGGCACCGAGCGCTACCTCGCGGAGGGCGTGGAGCGTGCGACGACCGGTCCCATCCCGGTGACGGATGCCTCGGCTCCCGACGTGCAGGACGCCGACGAGGAGCGCGAGGCAGCCTGA